In the Aythya fuligula isolate bAytFul2 chromosome 8, bAytFul2.pri, whole genome shotgun sequence genome, one interval contains:
- the DNTTIP2 gene encoding deoxynucleotidyltransferase terminal-interacting protein 2 yields the protein MLAREPPGSFPVPFRAKRTRPCGCSATFWRLAASAALSRRGPSSLPLPAAPEGAGHGAAKMVATRQAARRRGQAPAAAAGGTGSTPGPRPAGAAEMTSAEIGTSVSTKMPRRSRAICKPEVIKESQLEQVEHPEAKSDASDSLEIKNTRNENKTVHSAQSGAEPQVDGEVSEAESNCSAVSGLQTPLIIRVTRRRQIVVPYQPDSPAKKRQDKAAFLNELSRTLDEDDVSEAESCSGVVSGVQMPNVTRTTRKRQSRKKLQPDPVCEAQSEDISDAESCCFHMEQPITTKRLTRSMQMKAQAENNEEVNIIVSEDDNLIEDTVKSDPLIISDSRPAPQLVSDNKDASSVTAHNKESSLSTSKCSSKSANATVNEDVKQDFLNDKTPSSLKKMKQSSNTESPRKKAIKDTQILGVDDSEEECDKIQEEHSKILMRGVKLKNMDLCSTDCMSPKQLLESKGQITSNESKKVPEYKRIDAEAVVERSFAHASELRKDEQSSAVSSPREDAPVAQITDSVAGRSRMVEICVDSGEDQTGEYADSVSHSSERSSSGNNSLTLFLSKDESDESENSDVEDTDTVEENKSYMEADERTPSMTKPLKKNSLHVEGLFVIDTEPGMGSNQKYYLDQVDQASDVESKHEGNEKVEESSDLEEAEEELIDEDEKDEDDDLLKNKIDVLHLSSSIDPGLNIKKLGGLYISFDGKKQKPSSSIIKQPMEKKKDQLLQKSIITPDFEKKECVPPFRESLHQLKKQRRAEREKTTGDGWFGMKAPEITSELKNDLKVLKMRASLDPKHFYKKNDRDGLPKYFQVGTVVDSPIDFYHSRIPKKQRKKTIVEELLADSEFRRYNKRKYQEIMSEKAAFAAGKKNRKKKKFHN from the exons GAGCCCCCGGGTTCCTTTCCGGTGCCTTTTCGTGCCAAGCGGACCCGGCCCTGCGGCTGCTCCGCCACTTTCTGGCGTTTGGCTGCTTCAGCGGCGCTGTCCCGCAGGGGGCCGAGCTCCCTGCCGCTGCCGGCCGCTCCGGAAGGGGCTGGGCACGGCGCGGCCAAGATGGTGGCCACCAGGCAGGCGGCGAGGCGGCGGGGGCAGgcgccggcggcggcggctggaGGCACCGGCAGCACCCCCGGGCCCCGGCCCGCCGGGGCGGCGGAG atGACATCTGCTGAAATTGGTACTTCTGTATCTACAAAGATGCCCAGAAGGAGTAGAGCAATTTGTAAGCCTGAGGTAATTAAAGAATCTCAGCTTGAACAGGTGGAACACCCAGAAGCAAAATCAGATGCCAGTGATAGCTTAGAGATAAAAAATACtagaaatgagaacaaaactGTTCATTCAGCACAATCAGGTGCCGAACCCCAGGTTGATGGGGAAGTGTCAGAAGCAGAATCAAACTGCTCTGCTGTGTCTGGTCTTCAGACACCTTTGATTATAAGAGTAACAAGAAGACGACAAATTGTAGTTCCTTATCAACCAGATTCTCCTgcaaaaaaaagacaggacaAGGCTGCTTTTCTAAATGAGTTAAGCAGGACTCTGGATGAAGATGATGTCTCTGAAGCTGAATCTTGTTCCGGTGTTGTTTCTGGTGTCCAGATGCCTAACGTTACCAGGACtacaagaaaaaggcaaagcagaaagaagttACAACCAGATCCAGTCTGTGAAGCCCAGAGTGAAGATATTTCTGATGCAGAGTCTTGCTGTTTTCATATGGAACAGCCCATTACTACCAAACGACTTACTAGGAGCATGCAAATGAAagcacaagcagaaaataatgaggAAGTAAACATAATTGTTTCAGAAGATGATAATTTAATTGAGGACACAGTTAAATCTGATCCATTAATAATTTCTGATTCTAGACCTGCTCCACAATTAGTCTCTGACAACAAAGATGCTTCCTCTGTCACCGCACATAATAAAGAATCCAGTTTATCTACAAGCAAATGTTCTTCCAAATCTGCTAATGCAACCGTAAATGAAGATGTGAAACAAGACTTTTTGAATGATAAAACACCCAGtagtcttaaaaaaatgaaacaaagtagTAATACTGAATCgcccagaaaaaaagcaataaaagataCACAAATTCTTGGGGTAGATGATTCAGAAGAAGAATGTGACAAAATTCAGGAAGAGCACAGTAAAATACTCATGAGGGGAGTGAAATTAAAGAATATGGATCTTTGTTCAACTGATTGCATGAGTCCCAAACAATTGTTAGAATCCAAAGGGCAAATAACAtcaaatgaaagtaaaaaagtTCCAGAATACAAAAGAATAGATGCTGAGGCAGTGGTAGAGAGGTCTTTTGCCCACGCAAGTGAATTAAGAAAGGATGAACAATCTAGTGCAGTGAGCAGCCCACGAGAGGATGCACCTGTTGCACAAATAACTGACAGTGTTGCTGGTAGAAGTAGAATGGTTGAAATCTGTGTGGACAGTGGTGAAGACCAAACAGGAGAATATGCTGATTCTGTATCCCACAGCAGTGAAAGATCAAGCAGTGGAAATAATTCCCTTACATTGTTTCTGAGCAAAGATGAAAGCGATGAATCTGAAAATAGTGATGTGGAAGACACAGATACAGTGGAAGAGAATAAGAGTTACATGGAGGCAGATGAAAGGACTCCTTCCATGACcaaacctttaaaaaagaattcaCTGCATGTTGAAGGGCTTTTTGTGATTGATACTGAGCCTGGCATGGGTTCCAACCAAAAGTATTATCTAGATCAGGTAGACCAAGCTAGTGATGTTGAAAGTAAacatgaaggaaatgaaaaagttgAAGAATCCTCAGATCTAGAAGAGGCTGAAGAAGAACTGATAGATGAAGATGAGaaagatgaagatgatgatttattgaaaaataaaattgatgt tttgcaTCTTTCCAGCAGCATAGACCCTGGCTTGAACATTAAAAAGCTCGGAGGTTTATATATAAGctttgatggaaaaaaacaaaagcctagTTCAAGCATAATTAAACAACcgatggagaaaaagaaggaccAG CTCTTGCAGAAGAGTATAATAACtccagattttgaaaaaaaggaatgtgtcCCGCCCTTCAGGGAATCACTTCACCAGCTAAAGAAACAGCGAAGA GCAGAGCGAGAGAAGACAACAGGTGATGGCTGGTTTGGTATGAAAGCCCCAGAAATTACAAGTGAACTTAAAAACGATCTTAAAGTTTTGAAGATGAGAGCTTCATTGGACCCtaagcatttttataaaaagaatgatAGAGATGGTCTACCCAAGTACTTCCAG gttgGAACTGTGGTTGATTCTCCCATAGACTTTTATCATAGTCGAATTCCtaagaaacaaaggaagaaaacaattgttGAAGAGCTGCTTGCAGATTCTGAGTTtagaag ATATAATAAAAGGAAGTATCAGGAGATCATGagtgaaaaagcagcttttgcagcagggaagaagaatcggaagaagaagaaatttcacAATTAa